The Elusimicrobiota bacterium genome includes a region encoding these proteins:
- a CDS encoding helix-turn-helix domain-containing protein, with protein sequence MRAIRLDPGAFDQIRAQLRATPQVRRLHRLHAVLLVAGGLSCRQAARLLGDSPRSVEYWTNRYVRDKCNGLNDKKHSGRRPRLTADQLDRLRAVLGGSSSDAPAPPGGWDGKSARAYIDRRWGVKLGLRRVQALLASIRRSTGK encoded by the coding sequence ATGAGAGCCATTCGATTGGATCCGGGAGCCTTCGATCAGATCCGCGCTCAATTGCGCGCGACGCCGCAGGTGCGCCGTCTGCACCGTCTCCATGCCGTTCTACTCGTGGCGGGAGGCCTCAGCTGCCGCCAAGCCGCCCGTTTGCTCGGCGATTCCCCGCGCAGCGTGGAGTATTGGACTAATCGTTATGTTCGCGATAAATGTAATGGATTAAACGATAAAAAACATTCTGGACGCCGCCCGCGCCTGACGGCCGATCAGCTCGATCGGCTGCGCGCTGTGCTGGGCGGCTCTTCGTCGGACGCGCCGGCGCCTCCTGGCGGTTGGGATGGGAAAAGCGCGCGGGCCTATATCGACCGGCGCTGGGGTGTCAAGCTGGGGCTGCGGCGGGTCCAGGCGCTCCTGGCGTCGATCCGCCGTTCGACGGGCAAATAG
- a CDS encoding uridine kinase has protein sequence MREERAALRQKHLQGGLKAESLMDKGVLRASATEKEVVILPDVEVIAIGGASIMDRGASAILPLVSEIARLKKRHNLVIGVSGGARTRHVFKIALDLGLPTGGLAHLAGASEEQNMKMLQALLAKHGGISMTKDHFWDLPHKLASGMIPIMIGMPPYHYWEQPPRRGRLPMNGSDFGLFVFAETIGARRVVYLKDQDGQHEADPKRVPRAELLRRVSARDLLRLPDEDLIVERMALETMLSARHVREIVVTNGLKPGSLTKALAGRSTGTVIYAPKEAGR, from the coding sequence ATGCGTGAAGAGCGCGCCGCCCTGCGGCAGAAGCACCTTCAGGGAGGACTCAAGGCCGAGTCGCTCATGGACAAGGGCGTCCTGCGCGCGAGCGCGACCGAGAAGGAGGTGGTCATCCTCCCCGACGTCGAAGTCATCGCGATCGGCGGCGCGAGCATCATGGATCGCGGCGCTTCCGCGATCCTTCCGCTCGTCTCGGAGATCGCCCGCCTCAAAAAACGGCACAACCTCGTCATCGGCGTGAGCGGAGGAGCGCGCACGCGCCACGTCTTCAAGATCGCGCTCGACCTCGGCCTGCCCACGGGAGGGCTGGCGCACCTGGCCGGGGCATCGGAGGAGCAGAACATGAAAATGCTCCAGGCCCTGCTCGCCAAGCACGGCGGCATCTCGATGACCAAGGACCACTTCTGGGACCTGCCCCATAAGCTCGCCTCGGGGATGATCCCGATCATGATCGGGATGCCGCCCTATCACTACTGGGAGCAGCCGCCGCGCCGCGGCCGCCTGCCGATGAACGGGTCCGACTTCGGGCTCTTCGTCTTCGCCGAGACCATCGGCGCCCGCCGCGTGGTCTATCTCAAGGACCAGGACGGCCAGCACGAGGCGGACCCGAAGCGCGTCCCCCGCGCCGAGCTCCTGCGCCGGGTCTCGGCGCGCGACCTGCTGCGCCTGCCCGACGAGGACCTGATCGTGGAGCGCATGGCGCTCGAGACCATGCTGAGCGCGCGCCACGTGCGGGAGATCGTCGTGACCAACGGTCTGAAGCCGGGCTCGCTGACGAAGGCCCTCGCCGGACGGAGCACGGGCACGGTGATCTATGCCCCGAAGGAGGCCGGACGATGA
- a CDS encoding uridine kinase — protein sequence MKTSPIVRILPDVHVLKFGGQSVMDRGRAAVYPLVAELARLKRGHRMIICSGGGTRARHAYDIALGLGLPTGVLAALGEAPPRQNARMLQMLLAKHGGVYIMPDDFDKLPLYLAMDCLPIMSGMPPYDYWEKPPMGARIPANRTDSGTYLTAEYLGAKSLTYIKDVDGLYTADPKKDRKATLIPRISVSELLALDLGDLALERVVLENMRHARHMTSLRIINGLKPGNVAKALAGKNVGTFIYRD from the coding sequence ATGAAGACCAGCCCGATCGTGCGCATCCTGCCGGACGTGCACGTCCTCAAGTTCGGCGGACAGAGCGTGATGGACCGCGGACGCGCCGCCGTCTACCCGCTCGTCGCGGAACTCGCGCGCCTCAAGCGCGGCCACCGCATGATCATATGCTCGGGCGGCGGCACGCGCGCGCGGCACGCCTACGACATCGCCCTGGGCCTCGGGCTTCCCACCGGAGTGCTGGCCGCGCTCGGCGAGGCGCCGCCGCGCCAGAACGCGCGCATGCTCCAGATGCTCCTGGCCAAGCACGGCGGCGTCTACATCATGCCCGACGATTTCGACAAGCTCCCGCTGTATCTCGCGATGGACTGCCTGCCCATCATGAGCGGCATGCCGCCCTACGACTACTGGGAGAAGCCGCCGATGGGCGCGCGCATCCCGGCGAACCGGACGGACTCGGGCACCTACCTGACCGCCGAATACCTCGGCGCGAAGTCCCTGACCTACATCAAGGACGTCGACGGCCTCTACACCGCCGACCCGAAGAAGGACCGAAAGGCGACGCTGATCCCGCGCATCAGCGTCTCGGAACTCCTGGCGCTCGATCTGGGGGACCTGGCGCTGGAGCGCGTCGTGCTCGAGAACATGCGGCACGCGCGCCACATGACGAGCCTGCGCATCATCAACGGCCTCAAGCCCGGCAACGTCGCCAAAGCGCTCGCCGGGAAGAACGTCGGCACTTTCATCTATCGCGATTGA
- a CDS encoding TOBE domain-containing protein, with translation MARKRGARDVDALLRRRLGLLERIGALGSITAAARAVGLSYKAAWDAVSALNAASDEALVERVAGGAGGGGTRLTAKGRKLVAAFRAVDKERLSFLRGLGGKAGELAPLLGWLRRLSMRTSARNQFFGVVSGLRRGEISTEVALALRGGDRLVAVITNESVRELGLARGVSAFALVKASWVLLSSGGSVPSAGARNVFAGRVERLSPGKVNTEVLVRLPGGAPLVAVLAEAAAKRLSLRPGRTVRASVSPGSIILGVNV, from the coding sequence ATGGCGCGCAAGAGAGGCGCCCGCGACGTCGACGCGCTGCTGCGCCGCAGGCTCGGCCTGCTCGAGCGCATCGGCGCCCTGGGCTCGATCACGGCCGCGGCGCGCGCGGTCGGGCTGAGCTACAAGGCGGCCTGGGACGCCGTGTCGGCCCTGAACGCGGCGTCGGACGAAGCCCTCGTGGAGCGCGTCGCCGGCGGCGCGGGCGGCGGCGGCACCCGGCTGACCGCCAAGGGCCGCAAGCTCGTCGCGGCCTTCCGCGCGGTCGACAAGGAACGCCTGAGCTTCCTGCGCGGGCTCGGCGGGAAGGCCGGGGAACTGGCCCCTTTGCTCGGCTGGCTTCGCCGGCTTTCGATGCGGACCTCGGCGCGCAACCAGTTCTTCGGCGTGGTGTCCGGCCTGCGGCGCGGCGAGATCAGCACGGAGGTGGCCTTGGCTCTACGCGGCGGCGACCGCCTCGTCGCCGTCATCACCAATGAGAGCGTGCGTGAACTCGGCTTGGCGCGCGGCGTGTCGGCGTTCGCGCTGGTCAAGGCTTCGTGGGTCCTCCTCTCCTCGGGCGGCTCGGTCCCCTCCGCCGGCGCGCGCAACGTCTTCGCCGGCCGCGTCGAGAGGCTCTCTCCGGGGAAGGTCAACACCGAAGTCCTGGTCCGCCTGCCCGGCGGGGCGCCTCTGGTCGCCGTGCTCGCCGAGGCGGCAGCGAAGAGGCTGTCATTGCGTCCCGGCCGCACGGTGCGGGCGAGCGTCAGTCCCGGCAGCATCATCCTCGGCGTGAACGTCTAG
- a CDS encoding ATP-binding cassette domain-containing protein — MLKASLRKTLDTTDGAQLLEADFELAQGAVTTLFGRSGAGKTTILRMLAGLTRPDAGRLECSGRVWFDAAGGVDEPPQRRRVGFVFQDHALFPNMTVEENLRFALRPDQDAAAVGAMLEIAGLSSLARRYPANLSGGQKQRVALARGLVPEPGLLLLDEPLSALDEESRAELQDELLRLHRARKFTALLVSHDRGEISRLSTTVLVLSGGRVAARS, encoded by the coding sequence ATGCTCAAGGCGAGCCTGCGCAAGACCCTCGACACGACCGACGGCGCCCAGCTCCTCGAGGCCGACTTCGAGCTGGCGCAAGGCGCCGTGACCACCTTGTTCGGCCGCTCGGGCGCGGGCAAGACCACGATTCTTCGGATGCTGGCGGGCCTGACCCGCCCCGACGCCGGCAGGCTGGAGTGCTCGGGGCGGGTCTGGTTCGACGCGGCGGGCGGAGTGGACGAGCCCCCTCAGCGCCGGCGTGTCGGCTTCGTCTTCCAGGACCACGCGCTCTTTCCCAACATGACGGTCGAGGAGAACCTGCGCTTCGCCCTGCGCCCGGACCAGGACGCGGCCGCGGTGGGCGCCATGCTCGAGATCGCCGGGCTCTCTTCGCTGGCGCGCCGCTACCCCGCGAATCTGTCGGGCGGACAGAAGCAGCGGGTGGCGCTCGCGCGCGGCCTCGTGCCGGAGCCGGGGCTGCTCCTCCTGGACGAGCCTCTCTCCGCCCTCGACGAGGAATCGCGCGCCGAGCTGCAGGACGAGCTCCTGCGCCTGCATCGCGCCAGGAAGTTCACGGCGCTATTGGTCAGCCACGACCGAGGTGAAATCTCCAGGCTGTCGACGACCGTGCTCGTCCTGTCCGGCGGGCGGGTGGCGGCCCGCTCCTGA
- the modB gene encoding molybdate ABC transporter permease subunit, which yields MTSFWQPLALSVELAAATTAVLLVVGLPLAYWLAFSRSRLRPLVHALVSLPLVLPPTVLGFYLLMLLGPAGPFGRWLESVLGLRLVFSFPGLVIGSVFYSLPFMVQPIETALAALPPSLAEAAYVLGKTRWETFWRVLLPNVRPAVLTAAVLSFAHTIGEFGVVLMIGGSIPGRTRVASIAIFAEVESMNYAMAHRHALILLAVTLPVLLALQIYRRRPVEVL from the coding sequence ATGACGAGCTTCTGGCAGCCCCTGGCCTTGTCCGTGGAGCTGGCCGCCGCGACGACGGCCGTCCTTCTCGTCGTGGGGCTCCCGCTCGCCTACTGGCTGGCCTTCAGCCGAAGCCGCCTGCGTCCGCTCGTCCACGCCCTGGTCAGCCTCCCCCTCGTCCTGCCCCCGACGGTGCTCGGATTCTACCTCCTGATGCTGCTCGGCCCGGCGGGACCGTTCGGGCGGTGGCTCGAGAGCGTCCTGGGCCTGCGTCTCGTCTTTTCCTTTCCCGGGCTCGTCATCGGCTCGGTGTTTTACAGCCTTCCGTTCATGGTCCAGCCGATCGAGACCGCTCTCGCCGCTCTCCCCCCCTCGCTCGCCGAGGCGGCCTATGTCCTGGGGAAGACCCGCTGGGAGACCTTCTGGCGGGTGCTTCTGCCCAACGTGCGGCCGGCCGTGCTGACCGCCGCGGTCCTCAGCTTCGCTCACACCATCGGCGAGTTCGGCGTCGTCCTGATGATCGGAGGCTCGATCCCCGGCCGGACCCGGGTCGCCTCCATCGCCATCTTCGCCGAGGTCGAATCGATGAACTACGCCATGGCGCACCGGCACGCGCTGATCCTCCTGGCCGTGACTTTACCGGTCCTGTTGGCGCTTCAAATTTATCGCCGCCGTCCCGTCGAGGTGCTCTGA
- the modA gene encoding molybdate ABC transporter substrate-binding protein codes for MEIQGQAKHLLLALALPGFVRAAPAESLSVAVAANMMPVMEEIRPGFLAETGVDLVLTPGASGKFVAQIENGSPFDLFVSADMEFPEKLFQDGFAAAKPDRYATGTLILWTLKKMDLSQGLSALKDASIVKIALADPVTAPYGRQAEAALKASGVHDAVSAKLVYGESLGQANQFITTRAADAGFTARSIVETAQWKDKGVWVEVDQALYTPIDQGLVILKHGARNNPKLSRRLRNYILGPKSRAVLKRYGYLLP; via the coding sequence ATGGAAATCCAGGGGCAGGCGAAACACCTGCTGCTCGCCCTCGCGCTTCCGGGCTTCGTCCGGGCCGCCCCAGCCGAATCGCTCTCCGTCGCCGTCGCCGCGAACATGATGCCCGTGATGGAGGAGATCCGCCCGGGCTTCCTGGCCGAGACCGGCGTCGACCTCGTCCTCACGCCCGGCGCGTCCGGGAAGTTCGTGGCGCAGATCGAGAACGGCTCGCCGTTCGATCTTTTCGTGTCGGCCGACATGGAATTTCCCGAGAAGCTGTTCCAGGACGGCTTCGCCGCCGCCAAGCCGGACCGCTACGCCACGGGCACCTTGATCCTTTGGACCCTCAAGAAAATGGACCTCTCCCAAGGACTCTCCGCGCTCAAGGACGCGTCGATCGTGAAGATCGCGCTGGCGGACCCCGTGACGGCGCCGTACGGAAGGCAGGCGGAGGCGGCGCTCAAGGCCTCCGGCGTCCATGACGCGGTCTCCGCCAAGCTGGTCTACGGCGAGAGCCTCGGCCAGGCGAACCAGTTCATCACCACGCGGGCCGCCGACGCCGGCTTCACCGCCCGGTCCATCGTGGAGACGGCGCAGTGGAAGGACAAGGGCGTCTGGGTGGAGGTCGACCAGGCGCTCTACACGCCGATCGATCAGGGGCTGGTCATTCTCAAGCACGGCGCCCGGAACAATCCAAAGCTCTCCCGCCGTCTCAGGAACTACATTCTGGGCCCGAAGAGCCGCGCCGTCCTGAAGCGCTACGGCTATCTCCTTCCCTAG
- a CDS encoding response regulator transcription factor: MKAKLAVVDDDEEMLGLVALVLGKSGYEVKTYATPGRFLDSLDKTLPDLCVLDMKLPGIHGRDVIRVLRENAATKRMPILAITASERATPDVIKSLELGADEYMGKPLDLELFVVRVAGLLRRRPAAAAAPPPSESLRFIDMTVYLDEHRVEVAGKPVTLTHLEFKLLAYFLRHPQRVVTRGMLLEKVWDTEPDMSTRTVDKHVESLRKKLPAFGAHVETVIRVGYLFRP; this comes from the coding sequence TTGAAGGCGAAGCTGGCCGTCGTCGACGACGACGAAGAGATGCTCGGCCTGGTGGCGCTGGTTCTGGGCAAGAGCGGCTACGAGGTGAAAACCTACGCCACTCCCGGGCGTTTCCTCGACTCCCTGGACAAGACCTTGCCCGACCTCTGCGTCCTCGACATGAAGCTGCCCGGGATCCATGGCCGCGACGTGATCCGCGTCCTGCGCGAGAACGCGGCCACCAAGAGGATGCCGATCCTGGCCATCACCGCTTCCGAGCGCGCCACGCCCGACGTGATCAAGAGCCTCGAGCTCGGCGCCGACGAGTACATGGGCAAGCCGTTGGATCTGGAATTGTTCGTCGTGCGCGTCGCGGGGCTGCTGCGCCGCAGGCCCGCGGCCGCGGCGGCGCCGCCGCCGTCGGAGAGCCTGCGCTTCATCGACATGACGGTCTACCTCGACGAGCACCGCGTCGAGGTCGCGGGCAAGCCCGTGACGTTGACGCATCTCGAGTTCAAGCTGCTCGCGTATTTCCTGCGCCATCCCCAGCGCGTGGTCACCCGGGGCATGCTGCTCGAAAAAGTGTGGGACACGGAGCCCGACATGTCCACGCGCACCGTGGACAAGCACGTCGAATCCCTGCGCAAAAAGCTTCCCGCCTTCGGCGCCCACGTGGAGACCGTGATCCGCGTGGGCTACCTCTTCCGCCCCTAG
- a CDS encoding response regulator — MSKRPLVLIVDDEHDFRAICAHVLERGGYDTVTAPDGTAGLAAFTEHKPDLVVLDGNLPDLDGIEVCRRLRKLPGSEKVPVLMCTVRSAMVAIQEGLDAGITDYVLKPFEMDALLERVAGALETARR; from the coding sequence GTGAGCAAGCGCCCCCTTGTCCTTATCGTTGACGACGAGCACGATTTCCGCGCCATCTGCGCGCATGTCCTCGAGCGCGGCGGCTACGACACCGTGACCGCTCCCGACGGAACGGCGGGGCTGGCCGCGTTCACGGAGCACAAGCCCGACCTCGTGGTTCTCGACGGCAATCTTCCCGACCTGGACGGGATCGAGGTGTGCCGCCGCCTGCGCAAGCTCCCCGGCTCCGAGAAGGTCCCCGTGCTCATGTGTACAGTGCGTTCGGCCATGGTCGCCATCCAGGAAGGCCTCGACGCGGGAATCACGGACTACGTGCTCAAACCCTTCGAGATGGACGCCCTCCTCGAGCGCGTCGCCGGCGCGCTCGAGACGGCCCGGCGTTGA
- a CDS encoding co-chaperone GroES, with protein sequence MKIQPLGDRVLVKPVEAKETKRGGIIIPDSAKEKPQEGVIAACGKGKTTEDGKVIALDVKVGDKILYGKYSGSEIKLEDEDYLIMHQDDILGILK encoded by the coding sequence GTGAAGATCCAGCCCCTCGGCGACCGCGTGCTCGTCAAGCCCGTGGAAGCGAAGGAGACGAAGCGCGGCGGGATCATCATCCCCGACTCCGCGAAGGAAAAGCCGCAGGAAGGCGTGATCGCGGCGTGCGGCAAGGGCAAGACGACCGAAGACGGCAAGGTGATCGCGCTCGACGTCAAGGTCGGCGACAAGATCCTGTACGGCAAGTACTCGGGCTCCGAGATCAAGCTGGAGGATGAGGATTATCTCATCATGCACCAGGACGACATCCTCGGGATCCTGAAGTAA
- the groL gene encoding chaperonin GroEL (60 kDa chaperone family; promotes refolding of misfolded polypeptides especially under stressful conditions; forms two stacked rings of heptamers to form a barrel-shaped 14mer; ends can be capped by GroES; misfolded proteins enter the barrel where they are refolded when GroES binds): MAKQIIFSDDARRKMKEGVDKLANATKCTLGPKGRSVVLEKKFGSPVIIDDGVTIAKEIELQDAYENMGAQLVKEVASKTNDVAGDGTTTAIILTQSLLSEGIRNVTAGANSKSIQRGMHKALELVVKELKKNSRPVKTKEEKAQVATISANDVEIGNMIAQAMEKVGHEGVITVEEGKSSETTLDVVEGMQFDRGYVSPYFVTDTERLETVLEDAYIIITEKKISAMNDILPVLEKIVQTGKPFLILAEDVEGEALATLVVNKLRGTLKCAAVKAPGFGDRRKEMLQDIAVLTHGQVISEELGHKLEKVGLDMLGRAKRIVIDKDNTTIVSGLGDKTEIKKRADAIRRQIEDTTSDYDREKLQERLAKLSGGVAVINVGAATETEMKAKKAKVEDASNATRAGVEEGMIAGGGVALLRAGEALDKFKGADEDETTGGQIVRRALQAPIRQLADNSGQEASVVVQKILSSAQGIGLDASNGEYVDLFKAGIVDPLKVTRTALENAVSIVGTILTTEVLVSDIPEKKEPAMAGAGHQHGGDMY, from the coding sequence ATGGCTAAGCAGATTATTTTCTCGGACGACGCTCGCCGCAAGATGAAGGAAGGCGTGGACAAGCTCGCGAACGCGACGAAGTGCACTCTCGGACCCAAGGGCCGCTCGGTCGTCCTCGAGAAGAAGTTCGGCTCGCCCGTCATCATCGATGACGGCGTCACCATCGCCAAGGAGATCGAGCTCCAGGACGCCTACGAGAACATGGGCGCCCAGCTCGTCAAGGAAGTCGCCTCGAAGACCAACGACGTCGCCGGCGACGGCACGACGACCGCGATCATCCTGACGCAGTCGCTCCTCTCCGAGGGCATCCGCAACGTCACCGCCGGCGCGAACTCCAAGTCCATCCAGCGCGGCATGCACAAGGCGCTCGAGCTCGTCGTCAAGGAGCTCAAGAAGAACTCCCGCCCGGTCAAGACCAAGGAAGAGAAGGCGCAGGTCGCGACCATCTCCGCCAACGACGTCGAGATCGGCAACATGATCGCCCAGGCCATGGAGAAGGTCGGCCATGAGGGCGTGATCACCGTCGAGGAAGGCAAGTCCTCCGAGACGACGCTCGACGTCGTCGAGGGCATGCAGTTCGACCGCGGCTACGTGTCTCCGTACTTCGTCACCGACACCGAGCGCCTCGAGACCGTCCTCGAGGACGCGTACATCATCATCACGGAGAAGAAGATCTCCGCCATGAACGACATCCTCCCGGTGCTCGAGAAGATCGTGCAGACCGGCAAGCCCTTCCTGATCCTCGCCGAGGACGTGGAGGGCGAGGCCCTGGCGACGCTCGTCGTCAACAAGCTCCGCGGGACCCTGAAGTGCGCGGCCGTGAAGGCCCCGGGCTTCGGCGACCGCCGCAAGGAGATGCTGCAGGACATCGCCGTGCTCACGCACGGCCAGGTCATCTCCGAGGAGCTCGGCCACAAGCTCGAGAAGGTCGGCCTCGACATGCTGGGCCGCGCGAAGCGCATCGTCATCGACAAGGACAACACGACGATCGTCTCCGGCCTCGGCGACAAGACCGAGATCAAGAAGCGCGCGGACGCCATCCGCCGCCAGATCGAGGACACCACGTCCGACTACGATCGCGAGAAGCTCCAGGAGCGCTTGGCTAAGCTCTCCGGCGGCGTCGCGGTCATCAACGTCGGCGCGGCCACCGAGACCGAGATGAAGGCCAAGAAGGCGAAGGTCGAGGACGCGTCCAACGCGACCCGCGCCGGCGTCGAAGAGGGGATGATCGCGGGCGGCGGCGTCGCGCTGCTGCGCGCGGGCGAGGCTCTCGACAAGTTCAAGGGCGCGGACGAGGACGAGACGACGGGCGGCCAGATCGTGCGGCGCGCTCTCCAGGCTCCGATCCGTCAGCTCGCGGACAACTCGGGCCAGGAAGCCTCGGTCGTCGTCCAGAAGATCCTGAGCTCCGCTCAGGGCATCGGTCTGGACGCCTCCAACGGCGAGTATGTCGACCTCTTCAAGGCCGGCATAGTCGACCCGCTGAAGGTCACCCGCACCGCGCTCGAGAACGCCGTCTCGATCGTCGGCACCATCCTCACCACCGAGGTCCTCGTCTCCGACATCCCGGAGAAGAAGGAGCCCGCGATGGCCGGTGCCGGTCATCAGCACGGCGGAGACATGTAT